The following DNA comes from Mya arenaria isolate MELC-2E11 chromosome 11, ASM2691426v1.
CTATACCTATTTATTGAAGAATTAATATAAAAGTTTCGATTGGGAcgatttttcagaactttgttaaagttaacataacataacataacattgtgtttattgtaatataagGCCACCAGCCCAGAATACATGTAACAAATTGTAGTATTTAGTACGTCAAATATGAACTATATtggatatttataaaacatgttttatgttgttgcacAAATCAAGCATATCAAAGTAATggtcatatacaaatatatgtaaacatataaccacacacacacgcacgcacgcacgcacgcacgcacacacccACACTCACTCACATATACATATAGATAGTTCCATTTCATGTATTAGTAGTTGTACAATAAATTATCTGTGTAAGATCAGTTGCTTTCTCAAATCGAATGCTTTATACACGAATTTAGTTAGCGAGAATATCTCACTAGTGGCATCAGTGCACATTATATTATTGAACAATTGAAAGCTTGAATGAGTGAGCCAGGTAGTCCGGAACAGTTCACGTCGTAAACCATCGTAAGAAGGACAGACCAGAAGAAAGTGGTACTCATCTTCTATTACATTGTAACCAGTACTCGAGCATAATGGACAGAATCGGATTTCCCGTGCAATATTCAAGTGTCTTCCTTTTTCTATCATAAGCGTATGACCTGAGCATCTTAagtttgcaaaacattttttctaagGATATGGTAGGTCTATTGACAAATAACGTTCTGGGTCAAGAAGagttttatagtgtttataATGTTCAGCTTTTGGTGACGACTCAATATTTGCATACAAGTTCTGTATGGAACAGTCTTTCAACCTGTTCGTGAACATTTTCATGAATATGTTTGGTTGACCAACATCTTGCGCTATCCATGCGTATCCAAAGCCGtgttcaaatatgatatttttaatgtgTGTTGCCCAACTACTACGACCAGCATTATCCATATTCAAAAGCATAATGTAACACTGACGTGGATATCTATTACTGGTCATGTTCATAATTTTGATCCAATATCTAACACATTTTGGAAGATAAATTGTCAGCATTGGTAGTCTACCACACTCGCTCAAAGCaaaaaagtttgaaactgtTCTATTTAGCCCACACAGTTTCTTGCAGAAGTTATAATGCACTTTTTCTATGTTCTGGCAGTATTTGTATCCCCAAATTTCTGACGAGTAACATAAAATTGGCGTTACCATAGAGTCGAATAGTTTAAACGCAtctttgatatgaaaatgaccaaaatgATTTTGGTAGCGGAATGTAACTGAAATTGCTTTCGTTGCCTGTTTTGAAAGATGATCGGTTGTCATAGTCCATCTTAATTTAGGCGTAAAAATGAGTCGAGGTACTTATATGATGACACAACTTCAAGTTGTATTTCCCTGTACCACCATCTTTCATAATGCCGCAACGTGCCCCCGTTTCGGAAAACCATTACTTTTGATTTGTCCGTATTAATGTTCATACCTGTGCTGTCACAGAACCTATCGATAAGGTTATATTGAGCTAGTAGATTACGGGCTGTATCTGCGAAACTAGCAACATCATCCGCAAACATAAACGCATACAAATTTCCCGTCTCCTCCGTGACGTAGATTCCATTTGGTGAATGTTCTTTGAGAACGTTTATGAGATCATTCattaacagtgaaaatattCCGGGCGACGAGATGCATCCTTGTTTGGTCCCTTTTTCACAGGGGAAGTACTCAGTTAATCCACAAGAGAGTTTTATACACGATTCAAGTTGCccatacattgatttaaaaatatttataaattttccacGAATTCCCGATCTGTACATTGACTGCCATAGTGTATTGTGTAAGCAACCATCAAATGCTTTAAGAAAGTCGACGTAAAATACATAGAAACGACCGCCCTTTTTGGATAAGTATTTCTGTATCACCgattgtaaattaaaaatattgtcaaccgttgagtatttttttctaaagccTGCCTGCGACTCGTCAATAACTTCATTGTTTCACACCAGCATGTCAGTCTCTTCgtcaaaatattcacaaatattttactGAGGCTGTTTGATAGTGTTATAGCTCTATAGTTATTACACTCCTTTTTTGATCCTTTTTTGTGTATAGGGGTAACTATATTTCTACTCCATTCGGGCGGAAACACTCCACGGTCATAAATTGTGTTAAACAGATCTAATAGGTATGTTTCAACAATGTCTATTGTGTAtttatacatgttcatattaATACCGTCTATTCCGGAGGCACAGTTACCCCGAAGGCTCTTTACACTATCACGTAGTTCAGACACTGTGATTTGACTATTTAAACAATCAGAGTTTCTCTCCCTTTCTAGTGGTGTCAAAATTGTACTATCAAGTGTGTCGTTAGAATGTCTCGCTGAAAAGAGATCTTTAAAATAGTTAAACCAAATATCACCCGATATTAGGTCCGTGGCATCTTTTGGCTCGTCTGagcagattttatatttttccagAACAATTTCGGATTTGATCTACTTTTAATTAACTCGACCCGACGTTTCACAACATTGTTTATGTCATAGTCGTAcacttgtaaatatgttttaccttGAAGGTGTCTTAGCAATTCTTTTGATCTTCAGTATTTCACACAACTTCAGAGAAATTCTTTCAGCTGTTCTGGTGTAACTTGAATATATATGAGCAcattataaaatagtttacGTTTTACAGTTAAAACAATGCAGTTAAGAAAGTTGTTACCCTTAGTTAAGTTCTGAAAGATCGGCCCATTGACATGCTCTTGTTGTATAATCTCAGATGATTGGGAACAGAAGACACAGACTCGAATTTCAGGGTCAAAGTGTCATCACATTACGAAACATTCGTGCGGGAGGGTCACTTACGTCCTCGTGTCAGTCAGTAGGTATTTTGAGTCCGGCTAATTGTGGTGCTAGAGGACCAAAGGTTGGGACCACAATCAACGAGTTAATGCCTCGGTTAGgttattatacaaatatgttcaccaGATGTTCAGAATTTGGAAAGgctgtttaaacataaatacttaattaaaaaaacacaattttgaaaatacaagtGAACTCATAACATGTTGATTTCGGGCCTTTATAACGTTTTGATTTCACAAGTGCCACTGCCAAAATGGTACACATTAAGCATGCCACAGCGCGCCCAGTGATTGCTGGTGGTCGCGGGCGGGGACCCGGCGCCACTCCCGGAGCACGTGGAAGGGGTTGGGATGTTACCCTCCCACTGACCGTTGACGACCGCCTTGATCTCGAACCAGCCGCCGTCCGTCCGGCTACAGTCCATATCAACGTCCACCAACCAATAATGCTGACCGTATCTGTAATTGTATTGCAGAAGTTGGCTAGAGTTAACTATTCAACAACTGCAAGTAAAAACGCTTTCAGTGATATtgaataaagaagcagatatgACCTTATTTTACCTTAATTGTTAGTTTTTATCCCTCATATGTCAATACTTATTTGTGGGTTTGGGTTGGGTAAGGAAGATGAGCTagggttgtcatggatatgatCAGGTCTATGATACAGGCACAAACATGGTGACATATTATTGAAAGCAGGTGTGAACAAAATTGTTTCTATTTATACGTGTTAAGGTCGCTGTGCCCGGCCTGCCCTGCCACGTTTGTTGTCCAGACAGCCGGTGTTCCCTCGGCCACCTGGCCGTGGTAGGTCCCTTGGCCGGCTTCCGCTCCGTACCAGTCCAGGAAGTTGTCTCCATTTGACCAAGCGTTATATTTGGTGTAGTGAGCGGACGTACCTAGAGACCGCTCCCGAATTGGTATGGCACAGGCGCTTGTTTTGGCGTTCTGGCTGCAGCCTTCGGACAAGACATGTACGCCAGATGAGGCATTTATTTACTtcaaaacaagttgtcaaaCACGTGATTAGTACGTTTAAGGTCTTTGATTCAAAGTTAACGATAtactgcatgtacatgtacctgtgcaaaacataaaacaacgaAAACCTATAATTTGGTAAACTACAATCCATACAAATTAAACCGTTGTTACCCTTACCAGTATTCCTGCTATGGTCAAGCCCGCCGCGAATGAACAGGTCCTGACCCGGGTTGGTCTGTTTCTCCACCATGATGACGGTCCGCGACCAGCCACCTGGGGCCGTGGGGGCCGAGCCGGATGCCGCTGTGGTTGTCTGGGAGTTGCTGCTACCTCCGCCGGACGTCCCTGCTGGTGTCTCGGATCTCGCCCCACCTGGTTGATGGGTAGAAATTTGAATGAGTGTTATGTCCACAAAATTTGAAAGAATTCATCCAATTAACTAAACCCTAACAATGAGCTTTATTTATCGCCATGTCTCTATGAGCTGATAGACGTTACAGATAAGTATGCTTATGATTGTTGACAACTGGGGTTCTCATGACAATGTTACTCTTACCTACTATGAAAGCCACAACTGGTTCATCAACACTGTTTATAGAAATGTGAGCCTTGCCGCTGCTGTCAACCGTGATTTTCTTCGCACAGTTTGTGATCAGGTCGCAGTATTGGCCAGCCGGCAGCCCCGTGTCTAGTGTCCGGTCCATATGGCCGCTCTTGGCCATGGCGAAGAAGCCTTTGTTACCTCTGGAGAAGGCGACCTCGTCATTCTGGTCGAACCAGTGACCCTTGGTGGTTCCGGCCACGGCGTTACGGAACGCCACCATGTTGGCAATGGATGACCACCTGTGCTCACACACCCAGCCGTTACCGCACCCCTTACCGTCGGCGTTGACTGTGACGTCTTTAATTGAGTTATCCCCGTTGTGAGGCGGCCCCTGATCGCTGCTGGAGAAGCTGTAACTGCTCATAACACGTGTGAAACCATAATCAAAGGCCAACATAAAGGCCACTGCTAGTTTATATTCGTGGGGTTTCTTATAAGTAAGCTGGTCCCCGCCGCCCCCATGTCCTCGCTGGTTGTCGTGGTTATCGATGAACACAAATGCGTGAGCGGAATCTGTCATACCCCACCCATAGTCAACCACTTGACCCAGACGTCCAAAGTCTTGAATACCTTCACGCATCTTGATACCAAATCGGAACTCTGTCACGTATCCACTTCCGGTGTACTCGCTCGTTTTTATCGGTTCCCCTCCTTGGTCGATAACTTCCTGGTAGAAAAACGGCCTGCCGCCCTCGGGGAGGTCTTTGAGTTTCCCCTGAATCCCCTGGATGTCACGTGGCCACATGTGCTTGGCAGCGTCCACTCTAAATCCGGCCACACCTAAGTCGATCATTGTATTGAGGAAACCGGCGATGCTGTTCCGGACGTATTCGTTTCCCTGGTTAAGATCTGTGAGGTCAACCAAATAGCAGTTCCTGACCTCGGTTGGGTCTCCATAGTTGGTGAGGCGACAATAGGGATTGAAGTGCTCCCTGACGTAGGGGACACCGGGGAAGTCGAAGTTATCCGCGTTGAAACTGCTACCTCCAGTTCCGGTCCCCTGGCGACCCTTTCCGGCCAtgtggtttatcacaatgtcgaCGTAGATTCTACAATAGTTaactattgataaatatataagtttaatacaatgtatatagaaaTAGAGGTTGGTCTTGgtgtttcttttaaacattgaatacataatGAAATGTCTTGATTTATGAGTGGTGATACAAGGAAGCACATACTATCATGATAAAGTAAGAAAATTACTACCTAACTCCGACAGCCTTGCATCTGCTAACCATGTTGGCAAACTCCGCCTCCGTGCCGCTGCGGCTGTGCAGCTTGTAGCTCACGGGCTGGTAGCGCTCCCACCAGGGGCGCGGCGGTGACGATACCATCACGTGTTCGTTGGCCGGCGAAACCTGCACGCCACAGAAACCCTTTTGGGAGAGGAAACGCTCACACTCGAGGGCGACATCCGCCCATTTCCATTCGAACAGGTGCACGATTACCTGCTTCCCCCCGCAGTGCGGGTCGGTGTAATCACCGAGTGCCGCCCCTGGAACCAGGATATGAATATTAAACACAccgaaaatgttcatttactaTTTTATCGTCGTACTTTATACGGCAAATCCCACCATGGGTTCATTCAAAGAaccatgaccatgaccttgCTATTCGACTATTTTCTGACGCAGAGCCTCTGGGCGGTTTTGCGATCACCCACGACTTAATTGTCTGACTTTCTGGTCGTAACTAGTTTCAATTCGTTGTTTCGGCTACGTGTGACGAACAGTCCCTTGCatgtacaaaatgtatgtttatatgtttatatatatatatata
Coding sequences within:
- the LOC128207414 gene encoding alpha-amylase-like, with amino-acid sequence MNTLLAFCALLGAALGDYTDPHCGGKQVIVHLFEWKWADVALECERFLSQKGFCGVQVSPANEHVMVSSPPRPWWERYQPVSYKLHSRSGTEAEFANMVSRCKAVGVRIYVDIVINHMAGKGRQGTGTGGSSFNADNFDFPGVPYVREHFNPYCRLTNYGDPTEVRNCYLVDLTDLNQGNEYVRNSIAGFLNTMIDLGVAGFRVDAAKHMWPRDIQGIQGKLKDLPEGGRPFFYQEVIDQGGEPIKTSEYTGSGYVTEFRFGIKMREGIQDFGRLGQVVDYGWGMTDSAHAFVFIDNHDNQRGHGGGGDQLTYKKPHEYKLAVAFMLAFDYGFTRVMSSYSFSSSDQGPPHNGDNSIKDVTVNADGKGCGNGWVCEHRWSSIANMVAFRNAVAGTTKGHWFDQNDEVAFSRGNKGFFAMAKSGHMDRTLDTGLPAGQYCDLITNCAKKITVDSSGKAHISINSVDEPVVAFIVGGARSETPAGTSGGGSSNSQTTTAASGSAPTAPGGWSRTVIMVEKQTNPGQDLFIRGGLDHSRNTGCSQNAKTSACAIPIRERSLGTSAHYTKYNAWSNGDNFLDWYGAEAGQGTYHGQVAEGTPAVWTTNVAGQAGHSDLNTYGQHYWLVDVDMDCSRTDGGWFEIKAVVNGQWEGNIPTPSTCSGSGAGSPPATTSNHWARCGMLNVYHFGSGTCEIKTL